From the Leptospira barantonii genome, the window GCAAACGAACTTTTGGCACGGGTTCGTTCCGCACTTCGTCTTTTCGAAGAGATGACTCGAAGAAAGGAAAGGGAGAAGGAACTCGAAACACTTACGGATCAACTCCAAGAAGTGAACGCGTATCTTGTTGCGATCGCAAGAACGGACGCGTTAACCGGTCTTTACAATCGAAGATATTTCGACGAGGTTCTTGCGACGGAATGGAAACGTTGTTGGAGAACCGGAACCAGCGTCGCACTTTTGATGTTGGATATCGATCATTTCAAACTCTACAACGATACGTACGGTCATCAAGGCGGGGATCAGTGTTTGAAACAAGTCGCCGCCGCAATTCGAGACTGCGCCAGAAGAGCCGGTGACGTGGCCGCGCGGTACGGCGGTGAAGAATTTTCGGTGATCCTTCCGGAGACAAGCGAGTCTAACGCGGTCATCGTAAGTCGAAACATTTTGGAAAAAGTGGAAAAACTTGCGATTGCACACTCCGCCTCCAAAACGGCTTCGATCGTTACGATCAGCATCGGAATGGCTACTTTGAGTCCGAGTCCCGAAAACTCAATCGCGGAATTGATCGAAAGAGCGGACAAGGCCCTCTACTTAGCCAAGGATGAAGGAAGAAACTGTCTTCGTTTTTATCCACAAGGGGATTGAGAGATCAAGATCGTCTAACGTTCGTTATTCGGATCAATCCATAAAAATTGAATGTCGTTTACGTTGGTTCCGGTCGCTCCCGTAAACACGAGGGCATCCACAACCTTCAAAGCCTCGTAAGAATTGTGCGTCCGGAGCGCGTTCTTTGGATCCGTATATCCCGCGATTTTTTTCCAAGTTGTTCCGTTTACGATCGCTCCCGCCGCGTCGGTCGGTCCGTCGCTTCCGTCCGTTGCAAGGGAGAATAACGTGATTCCGTTTTGTTCCGAGATTTTTTCGGCAAATGCCAGAGCCAGTTCCTGATTTCTACCGCCTTTTCCGCTTCCGTCGTGGGTTACGGTCGTTTCTCCTCCGCAAAGAATCAATAAGGAGCTCGTTGTTTCTTTGATTTTTTCCAAAGCGATGGATGCGAGAGAATACCCGACCTCTTTTGCTTCTCCGGTTAGGGAAGAGGTAAGTAATAAAACGGGAATATTCAGATCCTTGCATTCTTTTTGGATGGATTCGAGGGTTTGTCCGATGTTTCCGATACAATGAACTTCGTTTTTTGACGTCTGTATGGTTTCTTGGGCTCGGTAGTTGAGCGCGGACTCGAATTTTGA encodes:
- a CDS encoding GGDEF domain-containing response regulator, encoding MNSILILDDAQENCMLMQGILRKSGYKDTQASQSPDEVIGWLSLKSSEPPQKEFSLILLDILLPGITGLEILKMIREKEELKDIPVIMITALKESNVLQEAFDTGAIDYVVKPFDANELLARVRSALRLFEEMTRRKEREKELETLTDQLQEVNAYLVAIARTDALTGLYNRRYFDEVLATEWKRCWRTGTSVALLMLDIDHFKLYNDTYGHQGGDQCLKQVAAAIRDCARRAGDVAARYGGEEFSVILPETSESNAVIVSRNILEKVEKLAIAHSASKTASIVTISIGMATLSPSPENSIAELIERADKALYLAKDEGRNCLRFYPQGD